One window from the genome of Hyphomonas neptunium ATCC 15444 encodes:
- a CDS encoding acetyl-CoA C-acetyltransferase: MAEAYIIDAVRTPRGIGKVGKGALAHMHPQHLAATVLSAIAERNKLDTATVDDIIWGTSSQRGAQGADMGRMAALDAGFDIKASGVTLDRFCGSGITTVSLAAAQIMSGMEDCVIAGGCEMMSYTAASADPKNPPTMDAGNTRLREKHPQSQQGVCADAIATLEGIDREAVDRLAVTSQQRAARAISEGRFNKSVVPVYNVDGTLALDHEEFPRPQTTMESLAGLKTVFGMYMDIPVDDQGNTYGNMVTRKYPQLEGKVNHVHHAGNSSGVVDGAAAILVTSEAYMKKHGLKPRARIVATANMGDCPTLMLNAPVAAAKKVLEKAGLKTTDIDVYEINEAFSVVAEKFIRDLDLDREKVNINGGAMALGHPIGATGSILIGTALDELERSGGRYGLVTMCAAGGMAPAIIIERVEA, encoded by the coding sequence ATGGCTGAAGCCTATATCATCGACGCTGTCCGCACCCCGCGCGGCATCGGCAAAGTTGGCAAGGGCGCCCTCGCCCACATGCACCCGCAGCACCTCGCCGCAACCGTTCTCAGCGCCATCGCCGAGCGCAACAAGCTCGACACGGCAACGGTCGACGACATCATCTGGGGCACCTCCAGCCAGCGCGGCGCGCAGGGCGCCGACATGGGCCGCATGGCCGCGCTTGATGCCGGTTTCGACATCAAGGCTTCGGGCGTGACGCTCGACCGTTTCTGCGGCTCGGGCATCACCACCGTTTCGCTCGCCGCTGCACAGATCATGTCCGGCATGGAAGACTGCGTGATCGCAGGCGGCTGCGAAATGATGAGCTACACGGCTGCCAGCGCAGACCCGAAAAACCCGCCCACGATGGACGCCGGCAACACCCGCCTGCGCGAGAAGCACCCGCAATCACAGCAGGGCGTTTGCGCCGACGCGATCGCCACGCTGGAAGGCATCGACCGCGAAGCCGTTGACCGCCTCGCCGTCACCAGCCAGCAGCGCGCTGCCCGCGCCATTTCCGAGGGCCGCTTCAACAAGTCGGTTGTTCCTGTTTACAACGTGGACGGAACACTTGCGCTTGACCATGAAGAGTTCCCGCGTCCGCAGACGACGATGGAAAGCCTGGCTGGCCTGAAAACCGTGTTCGGCATGTACATGGACATTCCGGTCGACGACCAGGGCAACACCTATGGCAACATGGTGACGCGCAAGTATCCCCAGCTCGAAGGCAAGGTGAACCATGTTCACCATGCGGGTAACTCCTCGGGCGTGGTTGACGGCGCAGCTGCTATCCTCGTCACCTCGGAAGCTTACATGAAGAAGCACGGCCTGAAGCCGCGCGCCCGTATCGTTGCGACGGCGAACATGGGCGACTGCCCGACGCTGATGCTCAACGCACCGGTCGCGGCTGCGAAGAAAGTGCTCGAAAAAGCTGGCCTGAAAACCACCGACATCGACGTCTACGAAATCAACGAGGCTTTCTCGGTTGTTGCCGAGAAGTTCATCCGTGATCTCGACCTCGACCGCGAGAAGGTGAACATCAATGGCGGCGCAATGGCGCTGGGCCACCCGATCGGCGCAACCGGCTCGATCCTGATCGGCACCGCGCTGGACGAGCTTGAGCGTTCGGGCGGCCGTTATGGTCTCGTGACGATGTGTGCCGCTGGCGGCATGGCCCCTGCGATCATCATCGAGCGCGTCGAAGCCTGA
- a CDS encoding TadE/TadG family type IV pilus assembly protein, with translation MRYRRLKEESGTAALEFAIISPVFLFMIAGLLAYGIYFGAAHTVQQIAANSARAALAGLDMAEREHLARTTAFASAGTNGLILPDSMEVQVAAHEDEPTLIFVTVTYDASSLPIWNLGPPLPLPDKTIRSVSVIRAGGF, from the coding sequence ATGAGATACAGAAGGTTGAAAGAGGAATCCGGGACCGCGGCGCTGGAGTTTGCCATCATCTCTCCGGTCTTTCTGTTTATGATTGCCGGTCTCCTGGCCTATGGCATCTATTTCGGCGCCGCCCATACGGTCCAGCAGATCGCCGCCAATTCAGCGCGCGCCGCGCTCGCCGGACTCGACATGGCCGAACGCGAGCATCTCGCCCGCACAACTGCCTTCGCGTCGGCTGGCACCAACGGGCTTATCCTTCCCGACAGTATGGAAGTTCAGGTCGCGGCGCATGAAGACGAGCCCACACTGATCTTCGTCACCGTAACCTATGACGCCAGCAGCCTGCCCATCTGGAATCTCGGGCCGCCTCTGCCCCTGCCGGACAAGACAATCCGCAGCGTCTCCGTCATCCGGGCGGGAGGGTTCTGA
- a CDS encoding pilus assembly protein TadG-related protein, whose product MPCPCRLSLAALRRAREQGGNVAILFALIAPIATLMMAMAIDLGMVNLQRRNMQSMTDLAAITAAGDLHKAETRVLTLLSENGFGDVLLLAEEDRPKRLDPRYPSRAWVEVVKGHYTADAMLPPALRFEAGGEPFNSVRVTVVQSGRYFIMDGIQAPPLITTSGVAYSTAEAAFSVGSRLVRIENGALNALLGSLLGSELRLTAMDYHALIGADIALLQMLDVLATDLDLTGVSYDDILETQISAARLAAAIRQTGMLSVQARTALGRIEAHAGALSTRIRLSDAIDLGTTGKLKPDDTRPKPALQAPVMELLTAAITASNGEHQVALDLGTSIPGLLKTHVELNIGERPQNSPWLRLSGPNAVVTTAQTRLKVDLEVPGLALLAGTRVRIPLYVEIASAEARLRKVSCRATRPGETMVTVAAQPSVGRVMIGEISRNDFEQMGRTMRVSLTKIVDTVLLDVRARADARIGNVRSADLSFSQADIDAGRIRTATTGTYTSSLLGSALRDLEVRVDAGPLSLATPSLIQAALGATLTPVLEPVDTVVYNLLSVLGVHLGEADIRVHGVTCQAPVLVQ is encoded by the coding sequence ATGCCGTGCCCCTGCCGCCTCAGCCTTGCCGCTCTCCGGCGCGCGCGGGAGCAGGGCGGCAATGTGGCGATCCTGTTCGCGCTCATCGCGCCGATCGCCACACTGATGATGGCGATGGCCATCGACCTCGGCATGGTCAACCTCCAGCGCCGCAACATGCAGTCGATGACCGACCTTGCCGCCATTACCGCTGCCGGTGACCTGCATAAGGCAGAAACGCGCGTCCTGACACTTCTCTCCGAAAATGGCTTCGGCGATGTCCTGCTTCTTGCTGAAGAGGACCGGCCCAAACGCCTCGATCCACGTTACCCCTCCCGCGCCTGGGTCGAAGTTGTGAAAGGGCACTACACCGCTGATGCCATGCTCCCCCCGGCCCTGCGTTTCGAGGCCGGGGGTGAGCCCTTTAATTCGGTGCGGGTAACAGTGGTTCAGTCCGGCCGGTATTTCATTATGGACGGGATACAGGCGCCCCCCCTGATCACGACATCCGGTGTTGCCTATTCAACAGCGGAGGCGGCGTTCTCCGTCGGCTCGCGTCTTGTGCGGATAGAGAATGGCGCGCTCAACGCGCTCCTCGGCAGTCTGCTGGGCAGTGAGCTGCGCCTCACGGCAATGGATTACCACGCGTTGATCGGCGCTGACATCGCTCTGCTTCAGATGCTGGATGTCCTGGCAACAGACCTTGACCTGACCGGGGTCAGCTATGACGACATCCTGGAGACGCAGATCAGCGCGGCGCGCCTCGCTGCGGCCATCCGCCAGACCGGCATGCTCAGCGTTCAGGCCCGCACGGCGCTTGGCCGGATCGAGGCGCATGCCGGCGCCCTGTCTACCCGGATCAGATTGTCTGATGCGATTGATCTGGGTACCACCGGCAAGCTGAAACCAGATGACACCAGACCAAAGCCCGCTTTGCAAGCCCCGGTCATGGAACTGCTCACTGCCGCCATCACGGCCTCCAACGGCGAGCACCAGGTCGCCCTCGATCTGGGCACGTCGATCCCCGGACTGTTGAAAACCCATGTTGAACTGAACATCGGCGAGCGGCCGCAAAATTCTCCCTGGTTGCGCCTGTCCGGTCCCAACGCCGTCGTCACGACGGCGCAGACACGGCTGAAGGTCGATCTTGAAGTGCCCGGCCTGGCGCTGCTGGCAGGGACCAGGGTCCGTATCCCGCTATACGTGGAAATCGCGTCGGCTGAGGCCCGGCTCCGGAAAGTGTCCTGCCGTGCCACGCGCCCCGGCGAAACCATGGTGACCGTGGCCGCGCAACCCTCCGTCGGCCGCGTAATGATCGGAGAGATCAGCCGCAATGACTTCGAGCAAATGGGCCGCACGATGCGTGTCTCGCTTACAAAGATCGTCGATACGGTGCTGCTGGATGTGCGCGCCAGGGCGGATGCGCGTATCGGAAATGTGAGGTCTGCGGACCTTTCCTTCAGCCAGGCCGACATCGACGCCGGGCGCATCAGGACAGCCACAACCGGCACCTATACCTCGTCGCTGCTGGGCTCCGCGCTGCGAGACCTGGAGGTGCGGGTCGATGCCGGACCGCTCTCTCTGGCGACGCCGTCCCTGATACAGGCGGCCCTGGGCGCGACGCTGACGCCGGTTCTGGAGCCGGTGGACACTGTCGTCTACAACCTGCTCAGCGTTCTGGGCGTCCATCTGGGCGAAGCCGACATCCGCGTCCATGGCGTCACCTGCCAGGCACCCGTTCTCGTTCAGTGA